The genomic stretch TCTCAGGTGCATTGAGTCGCTCCTTACTTCACTTGTGGTTGAGCAGGGTCTTTCGTTTATTCGTGCGCCTGTTCTTCGGGTAACATGCGCTGTAAGTCTTCAATTGTCACACTCCCAGGCCGCTTTCCAGTGCGGGCCAGCTCGCTGGCGATCCGTTGTAGGACGCGATTATACGGTGTCGAAACGCCATGTAATCGACCGAGTAAAACGATCTCGCCATTGAGATAGTCGGCTTCAGTTGAAGGCAAACCACGCATCAAACTTTGCCAGGTTGACCCGCCGGTGCGCGGATGCTCAGGAATGTCTTTGATCTTCACTTCTGCCATGCGCTGGCGAAATTCATCTTGCGGCGCGGCTTCGATTCCTGCGGCCTTGAAGCATGATAGTGCCTCTTCACGCACGGCATGGGCAAAGCTTTTTTCCTGCATTCCCAACCCACACGCAGCTTGCAGCGCATTCTGCAGATTGGTGAGAAGCTTGGCATACTTCCAACGCATGATGTTTGCGTCCGGCTTGGCGCTAAACCCACACGCAGTGATATCTTTTGTCACCTGCGTAATAACGTTGTCGATACCCTTGGGATAGCAGCCTGCGTCGAGTACACCTTCCATTGGTGTTGAATGATTCAAGACCACTCCAGGCTCGAGATAGGTTGCCGGGAGCACCACCACCATACCGTACACACGAGGAAAGTAGCGGGCGGCCATGCGCTCGTTGTCGACCCCATTTTGCGCACACACGATGGAAACGTCGGTCGCGCCTGCTCGCAGCATGTCACGCAGAGCGCCTTCGGTATCCTGTGACTTCATTGTCAGGATCACAACATCGTCCTTTGTGAATTTTAACTCGGCAGGGTGCCCGACTGTACGGATACGCAGTTGTAGGGTTTCGTTAGGAGTTTTAAAGGTGAGTCCGTTCCGCTGCAGCACGGCATGATGTTCGCCACGACAAATGAACACGGTTTCATGGCCATGTTGGAACAACCGTGCACCAATCGCACCTCCGACGCCACCTGCACCATAGATGATGTAACGCATGCGCTCTCCTTTTTTGTCTCGACTCCCATAGCTAGTTGTGACGGACAATCAGTGGGAAAGCATAGCGGAATGGGCACCGAAAGAAAACTTACGATGAATTTGCCGGGTGCTGTGGGCAAGAAAATATTCTCTTGACCGTACTTTGGTAGTTGAGATAAAGAACCACGCCATATAATGATTGCTTTTAGCCCCTTTTAATTCATGCCCAGAGCCCGAAAGGTGGGAGTCAGGTGTTCTCTGTGAAGGTTTTCTTCCGCTCTGTCTTTCCTTGGCCTAAGGCGATTTCCGGAAAAGATTCTCCCCTGTAGCCCGGATGGAGCGAAGCGCAATCCGGGAGGGGCGGCTACGCGGGATTGGGATCTTCATTTTAAAAACTGCGTCAAAATTTCGGAGGATTTCCGCAATTCATCAAGTACAAATGAATTGGCACGATGGAGAGAGGAAGGGCTTCTCTTCTTTCAAGCACCACTTGTTATTTTCCTTTGGAGCCGAGAGCTTGTGCTACTTTGGCGTCTATGGCCTCCTGTTCTGTCTGTTCGCCCCGGCGTTTGCAGCGGATCGGACCGCGCGCCAGACTGAAGCGAACGTCAAGCCATTAGCTATGACCGGCATCCTAGCGTACGACTGGTCTCCTGATGCGCGGGCAATCGTGTATGTCACACGCGAAGGCGTTTGGAAAGCGCGAGGTCCGCATTTTGACCACCCAGAGCAACTGGTCCGTAAAGG from Deltaproteobacteria bacterium encodes the following:
- a CDS encoding ketopantoate reductase family protein, which codes for MRYIIYGAGGVGGAIGARLFQHGHETVFICRGEHHAVLQRNGLTFKTPNETLQLRIRTVGHPAELKFTKDDVVILTMKSQDTEGALRDMLRAGATDVSIVCAQNGVDNERMAARYFPRVYGMVVVLPATYLEPGVVLNHSTPMEGVLDAGCYPKGIDNVITQVTKDITACGFSAKPDANIMRWKYAKLLTNLQNALQAACGLGMQEKSFAHAVREEALSCFKAAGIEAAPQDEFRQRMAEVKIKDIPEHPRTGGSTWQSLMRGLPSTEADYLNGEIVLLGRLHGVSTPYNRVLQRIASELARTGKRPGSVTIEDLQRMLPEEQAHE